A single genomic interval of Lentimicrobium saccharophilum harbors:
- a CDS encoding cell division protein FtsX, which yields MSRHEDKLSRRRLQTSTATTIISISLVLFMLGLLGLIVLHAQKLSNYVRENIGFSVIIKEEVKEAGIIEFQKKLDLEDFVKSTEYITREKAAEDLTRELGEDFVDFLGYNPLLASIDIRLKADYANNDSLKMLENRLIANPIVKEVFYHKSLVELVNQNIRRISVVILAFTLVLLLISVALINNTIRLSVYSKRFIIRSMQLVGATQRFIRKPFLLKSLLHGFLSALIAIVLLGVVLYFSRRALPELVDLQDIDMFLSLFGIVTALGLLITGASTFFAVRKFLRISQDRLY from the coding sequence ATGTCGCGCCACGAAGATAAACTCAGCCGCAGGCGGTTGCAAACCTCCACCGCCACTACCATCATCAGCATCTCCCTGGTGCTGTTTATGCTTGGCCTGCTTGGTCTTATCGTGCTGCATGCACAGAAACTCTCCAATTATGTCAGGGAGAACATCGGTTTCTCGGTAATCATCAAGGAAGAGGTAAAAGAGGCCGGCATCATTGAGTTCCAGAAAAAGCTGGACCTTGAAGATTTTGTGAAGTCCACCGAATATATTACCCGCGAAAAAGCCGCCGAAGACCTGACCAGGGAACTGGGCGAGGATTTTGTGGATTTCCTGGGATATAACCCGCTGCTGGCTTCGATCGACATCAGGCTGAAGGCGGATTACGCCAACAACGACAGTCTGAAGATGCTCGAAAACCGGCTGATTGCCAACCCCATCGTGAAGGAGGTTTTTTATCATAAATCACTGGTAGAACTGGTAAATCAGAATATCCGCAGGATCAGCGTCGTGATTCTTGCATTCACGCTGGTGCTCCTGCTGATTTCCGTCGCGCTGATCAACAACACCATCCGCCTGAGCGTATACAGCAAACGGTTTATTATCCGGAGCATGCAACTGGTGGGCGCCACGCAGCGTTTTATCCGCAAGCCCTTCCTGCTGAAGAGCCTGCTGCACGGGTTTCTGAGCGCCCTGATCGCCATTGTGCTGCTGGGCGTTGTACTGTACTTCTCGCGCAGGGCCCTGCCCGAACTGGTTGACCTGCAGGATATCGATATGTTTCTTTCGCTGTTCGGCATTGTAACGGCGTTGGGCTTACTGATAACGGGAGCCTCCACCTTTTTTGCCGTACGGAAATTTCTGCGCATCAGTCAGGACCGCCTTTATTAG
- a CDS encoding undecaprenyl-diphosphate phosphatase, with product MTVIEAIIIAIVEGITEFLPVSSTGHMIITQELLGMKIDDFVKAFTVNIQFGAILSVVVLYWKRFFQSLQFYYKLFVAFIPAAVIGFLAGDFIDSMLESVVVVAVMLVLGGVVLVFVDKWFNKPAADQTVTYPTAFKIGLFQCIAMIPGVSRSAATIIGGMTQKLDRKTAAEFSFFLAVPTMFAAAGYKLMQNYQTITAENIDILLIGNAVAFVVAMIAIKSFISFLTKYGFRVFGYYRILVGLAILIMIALGYDLNIA from the coding sequence ATGACAGTTATCGAGGCCATCATCATTGCGATTGTCGAAGGAATTACCGAGTTCCTTCCCGTCTCTTCCACAGGCCATATGATCATTACCCAGGAGCTGCTGGGGATGAAGATCGATGATTTCGTAAAGGCTTTTACCGTTAATATTCAGTTCGGGGCCATCCTCTCGGTGGTCGTGCTTTACTGGAAGCGGTTTTTCCAGAGCCTTCAGTTTTACTATAAACTCTTTGTTGCCTTTATTCCGGCCGCCGTTATTGGTTTCCTGGCCGGTGACTTCATCGACTCCATGCTCGAAAGCGTGGTGGTGGTGGCCGTTATGCTGGTGCTGGGAGGCGTTGTGCTGGTGTTCGTTGACAAGTGGTTCAACAAACCGGCTGCCGATCAGACTGTTACCTATCCGACGGCATTCAAAATCGGACTTTTTCAGTGCATCGCCATGATTCCAGGTGTTTCGCGTTCGGCGGCAACCATTATCGGGGGTATGACCCAGAAACTCGACCGCAAAACCGCCGCCGAATTTTCATTTTTCCTGGCCGTGCCCACCATGTTTGCCGCGGCAGGGTATAAACTGATGCAGAATTACCAGACCATTACCGCCGAAAATATCGATATCCTGCTTATCGGGAATGCCGTAGCTTTTGTTGTGGCAATGATTGCCATCAAATCTTTTATCAGTTTTCTTACAAAGTATGGTTTCAGGGTATTCGGATACTACCGCATTCTGGTGGGACTGGCAATTCTGATTATGATTGCCCTCGGTTACGATTTAAATATTGCCTGA
- a CDS encoding DUF3098 domain-containing protein, whose protein sequence is MNIKKSDKEVAPRKAPAAGDKAMQFAFGRENYRLMLIGLAVIALGFILMVGGGSDDPYVFNEGMFNFRRLTLAPLLILAGYVIEIFAIMKKPRD, encoded by the coding sequence ATGAATATAAAGAAATCCGATAAGGAAGTTGCCCCCAGAAAAGCGCCCGCCGCGGGCGATAAAGCCATGCAATTTGCCTTTGGCCGTGAAAATTACCGCCTGATGCTGATCGGGCTGGCAGTGATTGCCCTGGGCTTTATCCTGATGGTGGGCGGAGGATCTGACGATCCTTACGTGTTCAACGAAGGCATGTTTAATTTCCGGAGGCTTACCCTGGCCCCGCTGCTGATACTGGCCGGGTATGTGATTGAAATTTTCGCGATTATGAAAAAACCGCGCGACTAA